One Parageobacillus sp. KH3-4 genomic region harbors:
- a CDS encoding TetR/AcrR family transcriptional regulator, with product MAEKPLKDRIIDTALHLFEKYGYHGVTVDRIVTESDTSKGGFYHNFKSKDELLYHIHDVFITYVLNKAQEAYENYTTPTERLYAIIQSFVKVFHLYKPHITVFYQESTYLKPEYSEKINRKRDEFKQVIFRVIREGIEAGEFRPELSVEITGMSIIGMVNWTYKWYNPEGPLSIEQIAKYFADFILHAVLREEMKEKPTISRFLLSPLFHSFSEEK from the coding sequence ATGGCAGAAAAACCGCTAAAAGACCGAATTATTGACACTGCTCTTCACCTCTTTGAAAAATATGGGTATCACGGCGTGACCGTTGACCGCATTGTGACGGAAAGCGATACATCAAAAGGCGGCTTTTACCATAACTTTAAGTCAAAAGACGAGCTGCTTTATCACATTCATGACGTATTTATTACGTATGTCTTGAATAAGGCACAGGAAGCGTATGAAAATTACACAACTCCGACAGAGCGCTTATATGCCATTATCCAGTCGTTTGTTAAAGTGTTTCATTTATATAAGCCTCATATTACTGTTTTTTATCAGGAAAGCACGTATTTGAAGCCAGAATACTCGGAAAAGATCAACCGAAAACGTGACGAATTCAAACAAGTCATTTTTCGCGTCATCCGCGAGGGGATCGAAGCGGGGGAATTTCGTCCTGAACTATCCGTAGAAATTACTGGCATGTCGATTATCGGTATGGTCAACTGGACGTATAAATGGTATAACCCGGAAGGCCCGCTTTCGATCGAGCAAATTGCAAAATATTTTGCCGATTTTATTTTGCATGCCGTGCTGAGGGAAGAAATGAAGGAAAAACCGACCATTTCTCGATTTTTGCTTTCGCCTTTGTTTCATTCGTTTTCGGAGGAAAAATAA
- a CDS encoding MATE family efflux transporter, whose amino-acid sequence MKETMTRKEKIIQLLHIFLPVFITQVGQYAMNFADVTMSGHASSSDLAGVAIGSNLWVPIFTGTSGILLALTPIVAHHLGAKRYEQISHAVIQAMYLAIVIALVIIAGGAAALNPILNGMDLEAKVQRIAHDYLIALAFGMIPLFLYYVLRCFIDALGQTKITMWITLTALPINILFNYLLIYGRWGFPKLGGVGAGYATAITYWYSCFIAIIIVVRFQRFARFNMFQRFYRPSFAAWKELLKIGLPIGFAVFFETSIFAAVTLLMSEFHTTTIAAHQSAMNFASFLYMIPLSISMALTIAVGFEVGANRYKDAKQYSFIGIGMAVSIATVTSLLLYFFRGDIAKIYTDEQEVLSLTAQFLLYAIFFQFSDAVAAPIQGALRGYKDVNATFWAAFASYWCIGLPFGYMLANLTSFGAFGYWIGLIAGLASGAVFLFFRLLYIQCRYRQVSSQ is encoded by the coding sequence ATGAAAGAAACGATGACGCGAAAAGAGAAAATCATTCAGCTGCTTCATATTTTTCTGCCTGTATTTATTACTCAAGTCGGCCAATACGCAATGAACTTTGCTGATGTCACGATGTCAGGGCACGCCAGTTCGAGCGATTTAGCCGGAGTTGCCATTGGCTCGAACTTGTGGGTTCCTATTTTTACAGGAACGAGCGGAATTTTGCTCGCTCTCACACCGATTGTCGCGCATCACCTCGGAGCAAAGCGATACGAGCAAATTTCCCATGCGGTCATCCAAGCGATGTATTTAGCGATTGTCATCGCCCTAGTCATCATCGCTGGCGGCGCCGCTGCCTTAAATCCGATTTTAAATGGCATGGATTTAGAAGCAAAAGTGCAGCGCATCGCCCATGACTATTTAATCGCCCTTGCATTCGGCATGATTCCGTTGTTTCTTTATTACGTGCTGCGCTGTTTTATTGATGCGCTTGGGCAGACGAAAATCACGATGTGGATCACATTAACAGCACTTCCTATTAACATTTTGTTTAACTACTTGCTCATTTATGGGAGATGGGGCTTTCCGAAACTCGGCGGCGTCGGTGCTGGTTATGCAACGGCAATCACATATTGGTATTCATGTTTTATCGCCATCATCATCGTCGTCCGATTTCAGCGGTTTGCGCGTTTCAACATGTTTCAACGTTTTTACCGCCCTTCTTTCGCCGCATGGAAAGAACTATTAAAAATCGGGCTGCCGATCGGTTTTGCCGTTTTTTTTGAAACGAGCATTTTCGCCGCCGTCACATTGTTGATGAGCGAGTTTCATACGACGACGATCGCCGCCCATCAAAGCGCGATGAATTTCGCTTCGTTTCTTTATATGATCCCATTGAGCATCTCGATGGCATTAACGATCGCCGTTGGTTTCGAAGTTGGGGCGAATCGTTACAAAGACGCGAAACAATACAGCTTTATCGGCATTGGAATGGCAGTGTCGATAGCGACTGTGACTTCGCTTTTGCTTTATTTTTTCCGCGGGGATATTGCCAAAATTTATACGGACGAACAAGAGGTGTTATCGTTGACGGCGCAATTTTTGCTGTATGCGATTTTCTTTCAGTTTTCCGACGCCGTTGCAGCTCCAATCCAAGGAGCGCTTAGAGGATATAAGGATGTCAACGCTACATTCTGGGCCGCTTTCGCTTCATATTGGTGCATCGGGTTGCCATTCGGCTATATGCTTGCCAATCTCACTTCTTTCGGGGCGTTTGGATATTGGATCGGGCTGATTGCCGGATTAGCTTCCGGAGCAGTATTCCTCTTTTTCCGCCTCCTTTATATCCAGTGCCGCTACAGGCAAGTTTCCTCCCAATGA
- a CDS encoding alpha/beta fold hydrolase, which translates to MQNAITLTHRGMTMRGMEHIPEKALSEKVPAVILFHGFTGTKLEPHRLFLKISRALEKRGIASFRFDFLGSGESDGDFEEMTVSKEIDEAHAILDFVKRDVRIDPSRIYLLGLSMGGLVASVVAGERPNDVAKLILMAPAGNMYELISETIRQENIDATAPYFDYGGNLVGRAFLEDLQTINVFEKAKPYDGPVLLIHGTKDDIVPHRVSDLYKQQCYGSRAGIHLIEGANHTFDGHCWETEVIETILEFVS; encoded by the coding sequence ATGCAAAATGCGATTACATTGACTCATCGCGGCATGACGATGCGCGGGATGGAGCATATTCCGGAAAAAGCGCTTAGTGAAAAGGTACCAGCAGTTATTTTATTTCACGGATTTACCGGCACGAAGCTCGAGCCGCACCGCCTGTTTTTAAAAATATCGCGCGCGCTTGAGAAACGAGGAATCGCCAGCTTTCGTTTCGACTTTTTAGGCAGCGGGGAAAGCGACGGCGATTTTGAAGAAATGACCGTATCGAAAGAAATCGACGAAGCGCATGCGATCTTGGATTTTGTAAAAAGAGATGTGCGCATTGATCCGTCGCGCATTTACTTGCTTGGGCTGAGCATGGGCGGGCTCGTTGCCAGCGTCGTTGCCGGCGAAAGACCGAACGATGTCGCCAAATTAATTCTTATGGCACCGGCGGGAAACATGTATGAACTGATTTCAGAGACGATTCGGCAAGAAAATATCGATGCGACCGCTCCTTATTTTGATTATGGTGGCAATTTGGTCGGTCGCGCGTTTTTGGAAGATTTACAAACAATCAACGTATTTGAAAAGGCCAAGCCGTACGACGGCCCTGTGCTGCTTATTCACGGGACGAAAGATGATATTGTGCCGCACCGCGTCAGCGATCTGTATAAGCAACAATGTTATGGCAGTCGCGCTGGCATCCATTTGATTGAAGGAGCCAACCATACATTTGACGGACATTGCTGGGAAACGGAAGTCATTGAGACGATTCTCGAGTTTGTTTCCTAG
- a CDS encoding DUF6154 family protein has protein sequence MKFVDELYEYYKDRLTGDEEDAEVMTMSILEELDRNDLLQFVQEMSNEELTGMVGLYILECLKAKMAQDGIGQTKLRNIANIH, from the coding sequence ATGAAATTTGTTGATGAACTTTATGAATATTACAAGGACCGGCTTACAGGGGACGAAGAAGATGCGGAAGTGATGACGATGTCGATTTTGGAAGAGCTCGACCGAAATGATTTGTTGCAGTTCGTTCAAGAAATGAGCAATGAAGAATTAACAGGGATGGTCGGTCTTTACATTCTCGAATGTTTGAAAGCGAAAATGGCACAGGATGGCATTGGACAAACAAAACTGAGAAATATAGCAAACATTCATTAA
- a CDS encoding acyl-CoA dehydrogenase: MNFSFTKEQQMIKEMVRDFAEKEIAPYAAKWDEEAHFPVEVFKKMGALGLLGIPFPEKYGGAGGDTISYAIAVEEIGRACGGTGLSYAAAVSLGASPIYYFGTEEQKQKWLVPMAKGETLGAFGLTEPNAGSDAGGTQTTAVLDGDEYVINGEKCWITNAQYSRQVIVTAVTGKDERGKNIISAIIVPTDTPGFTIRSNYDKMGVRASNTCELVFENVRVPQENVLGDPKKGFKQFLHTLDGGRISIAALAVGIAQAAFEKALQYAKERVQFGQTISKFQAIQFKLADMAMEIELARNMVYKAAWLKDQGKPFTKEASFAKLFASEMGFRVCNQAIQIHGGYGYMKEYGVERHLRDIKLMEIGEGTSEIQRLVIARQLGC; this comes from the coding sequence ATGAATTTCTCATTCACAAAAGAGCAGCAGATGATTAAAGAGATGGTCCGTGATTTTGCCGAGAAGGAAATTGCGCCATACGCGGCGAAATGGGATGAAGAAGCGCATTTCCCCGTTGAAGTTTTTAAGAAGATGGGCGCGTTAGGGCTTTTAGGCATTCCGTTTCCCGAAAAATACGGTGGCGCTGGCGGAGATACGATTTCATATGCGATAGCCGTAGAAGAAATCGGCCGCGCATGCGGAGGAACTGGATTAAGTTATGCTGCTGCCGTGTCCCTAGGGGCAAGCCCGATTTATTATTTCGGCACGGAAGAACAAAAGCAAAAATGGCTTGTGCCGATGGCAAAAGGAGAAACGTTAGGAGCGTTTGGCTTGACTGAACCAAACGCCGGGTCCGATGCGGGCGGAACGCAGACGACAGCGGTATTGGACGGTGATGAGTATGTCATTAACGGCGAAAAGTGCTGGATTACTAACGCCCAATATTCCAGACAAGTGATTGTCACGGCGGTAACGGGAAAAGATGAGCGCGGCAAAAATATTATTTCCGCGATTATCGTTCCAACAGATACACCAGGATTTACAATCCGCTCGAACTACGATAAAATGGGCGTCCGCGCCTCGAACACGTGCGAATTAGTATTTGAAAACGTCCGCGTGCCACAAGAAAACGTACTTGGCGATCCGAAAAAAGGGTTTAAACAATTTTTGCACACACTTGATGGCGGCCGCATTTCGATTGCCGCATTGGCGGTTGGCATTGCGCAAGCCGCGTTTGAGAAAGCGCTTCAATACGCGAAAGAGCGCGTCCAGTTTGGTCAGACTATTTCGAAATTTCAAGCAATACAGTTTAAGCTTGCCGATATGGCGATGGAAATTGAGCTGGCCCGCAATATGGTGTATAAGGCAGCATGGCTAAAAGATCAAGGGAAACCGTTTACAAAAGAGGCGTCGTTCGCGAAACTGTTCGCCTCGGAAATGGGCTTCCGCGTTTGCAATCAGGCAATTCAAATTCACGGCGGCTATGGGTATATGAAAGAGTATGGAGTCGAGCGCCATTTACGCGACATCAAACTGATGGAAATCGGGGAAGGCACGTCGGAAATTCAGCGTCTCGTTATTGCCCGTCAACTTGGATGCTAA
- a CDS encoding flavodoxin family protein: protein MANILVLNGSSRENGNTELLTDIILEGVSCTRINIRDFLIQPIVDKRHDPAGFTKVDDDYDQMIELVRQHDVLIFATPIYWYGMSGHMKQFIDRWSQSLRDTRFSFKEEMKKKKGFVVICGGDNPYIKGLPLIQQFQYIFQFIGLEYIGYVIGEGNAPGDVFHDKRAIGQANYWNAFFRSL from the coding sequence ATGGCAAACATATTAGTGTTAAACGGCAGCTCAAGAGAAAACGGAAATACCGAACTGCTGACAGACATAATTTTAGAAGGTGTTTCTTGCACTCGCATCAATATAAGAGACTTTTTGATTCAGCCGATTGTTGACAAACGTCATGATCCGGCAGGATTTACGAAAGTTGATGACGATTATGACCAAATGATTGAGCTCGTTCGCCAGCATGATGTTCTTATATTTGCGACGCCCATCTATTGGTATGGAATGAGCGGACATATGAAACAATTTATCGATCGCTGGTCACAAAGCTTGCGGGATACACGATTTTCTTTTAAAGAGGAAATGAAAAAGAAAAAAGGCTTTGTCGTGATTTGCGGCGGTGACAATCCGTATATAAAAGGTCTTCCGCTCATTCAACAGTTTCAGTATATTTTCCAATTTATCGGCCTTGAATACATCGGCTATGTGATCGGAGAAGGAAATGCTCCTGGGGACGTTTTCCACGACAAACGGGCAATCGGTCAAGCGAATTACTGGAACGCTTTTTTTCGCTCGTTATAA
- the accC gene encoding acetyl-CoA carboxylase biotin carboxylase subunit, with the protein MFSKILIANRGEIAARVIRTCQKLGIQTVAVYSEADVDSLHVQLADEAYLIGKPRVSESYLNIDKMIEVAKMTKAEAIHPGYGLLSENPEFARRCEEEGIVFVGPKADVIAKMGSKIEARKTMAEAGVPIVPGISFPLKDADEAAETAEGIGYPIMLKASAGGGGIGMQIIHNEEELRKAFASNQKRAASFFGDGAMYLEKYIANPRHIEIQLLADRHGNCIYLWERECSIQRRHQKIVEEAPSPFLDEETRRKIGEAAVKAAKHIGYTNAGTMEFLVDEHKNFYFLEMNTRLQVEHPVTEEITGIDLVEEQLRIAAGEPLCYKQEDIRRDGHAMEVRIYAEDPKTFLPSPGRITVFGLPQGEGVRNETAVQSGMTVTPFYDPMIAKLITKGNNRQEAIKRMLAALENYQIEGIKTNIPMLKEVLSHPAFQAGDTTTNFIEKHLQSQR; encoded by the coding sequence ATGTTTTCAAAAATATTAATCGCCAATCGCGGGGAAATTGCAGCGCGTGTCATTCGCACGTGCCAAAAACTAGGAATTCAAACGGTTGCCGTCTATTCGGAAGCAGATGTTGATTCGCTTCATGTACAACTAGCGGATGAAGCGTATCTTATTGGCAAGCCGCGCGTTAGCGAAAGCTATTTAAATATCGACAAAATGATCGAAGTCGCGAAAATGACGAAGGCGGAAGCCATCCATCCGGGCTATGGATTGCTCTCGGAAAATCCAGAGTTTGCCCGCCGCTGCGAAGAAGAGGGCATTGTTTTTGTTGGGCCGAAAGCGGATGTGATCGCAAAAATGGGAAGCAAAATTGAAGCGCGAAAAACGATGGCAGAAGCTGGCGTTCCAATCGTTCCCGGCATTTCGTTTCCTCTCAAAGATGCCGATGAAGCGGCGGAAACAGCCGAAGGGATTGGTTATCCGATTATGTTGAAAGCTTCGGCGGGAGGCGGCGGCATCGGCATGCAAATCATCCACAATGAGGAAGAGCTCCGTAAAGCGTTTGCAAGTAACCAAAAGCGGGCCGCTTCATTCTTTGGCGACGGGGCGATGTATTTAGAAAAATATATCGCCAATCCGCGTCATATTGAGATTCAGCTTCTCGCTGACAGACACGGGAACTGCATTTATTTGTGGGAACGGGAATGTTCGATTCAGCGCCGCCATCAAAAGATTGTCGAAGAGGCGCCATCGCCGTTTTTAGATGAGGAAACGCGGCGAAAAATAGGAGAAGCCGCCGTCAAGGCTGCCAAACATATCGGCTATACGAACGCCGGAACAATGGAATTTTTAGTCGATGAGCACAAAAATTTCTACTTTCTCGAAATGAATACGAGATTGCAAGTCGAACATCCAGTAACGGAAGAAATCACTGGTATCGATTTAGTTGAGGAACAATTACGTATCGCCGCGGGGGAACCGCTTTGTTACAAACAAGAAGACATTCGCCGCGACGGTCATGCGATGGAAGTGCGCATCTATGCGGAAGACCCAAAAACGTTTTTGCCGTCGCCAGGGAGAATCACGGTCTTCGGACTGCCGCAAGGAGAAGGCGTGCGCAATGAAACGGCAGTGCAAAGCGGCATGACAGTCACGCCATTTTATGATCCAATGATCGCCAAGCTCATTACGAAAGGAAACAACCGTCAGGAAGCGATCAAGCGCATGCTTGCGGCGCTAGAAAACTATCAAATTGAAGGAATTAAAACAAACATTCCAATGTTAAAAGAGGTGCTTTCCCACCCTGCGTTCCAAGCAGGAGACACAACCACCAATTTCATAGAAAAACACTTGCAATCACAACGATAA
- a CDS encoding AMP-binding protein: MLAVTVGKLLEEKARLHPDHEAVVYADRGFRMTYKQFDDYCRLVARGFIGLGIEKGEHVAIWATNVPEWLACQFATGKMGAVLVTVNTNYRAAELEYLLKQSDSTTLLLMERYRDSSYIDILYEIAPELRECEPGQLQSKRLPKLKNVIVIGDKRYPGTYTWNDILALAHDVTEEQLDEQMNSLDPHDVINMQYTSGTTGFPKGVMLTHYNIVNNAYNIAQCMKLTKEDRLCIPVPFFHCFGCVLGTLACVSVGATMVPIQEFHPKQVLQTVQDEKCTALHGVPTMFIAELNDPDFEKYDLSSLRTGIMAGSPCPIEVMKAVMEKMGAKEITIAYGQTESSPVITQTRTDDPLYLRVETVGRALPNVEVKIVDPSTNKEVPPGVQGELCTRGYHVMKGYYKNPEATKEVIDEDGWLHTGDLAVMDENGYCRITGRLKDMIIRGGENIYPREIEEFLYKHPKILDVQVVGVPDEKYGEEVMAWIILKDGETATADDIREFCRGKISRHKIPRYIEFTDSYPMTASGKIQKFKLREMAKQRLGLTN, encoded by the coding sequence ATGTTGGCGGTCACGGTGGGGAAACTGCTGGAAGAGAAAGCAAGGCTTCATCCAGATCATGAAGCGGTGGTGTATGCAGACCGCGGTTTCAGAATGACGTACAAACAATTTGACGATTATTGCCGCCTTGTTGCGCGGGGATTCATAGGGCTAGGAATCGAAAAAGGAGAACATGTGGCGATTTGGGCGACCAATGTGCCGGAATGGCTTGCGTGTCAGTTCGCCACAGGAAAAATGGGCGCGGTGCTTGTTACGGTAAATACGAATTACCGTGCGGCAGAGCTAGAATATTTATTAAAACAATCTGATTCGACCACTCTTCTGCTAATGGAGCGGTACCGCGATTCCTCCTATATCGACATCCTTTACGAAATTGCTCCGGAGTTGCGTGAATGCGAGCCTGGGCAATTACAGTCAAAGCGGCTTCCAAAATTGAAAAACGTCATCGTGATCGGTGACAAGCGCTATCCAGGCACGTATACGTGGAACGATATTCTTGCGCTGGCGCACGACGTGACGGAAGAACAGCTCGACGAACAGATGAACTCGCTTGACCCTCATGATGTCATCAACATGCAGTACACCTCAGGCACAACAGGATTCCCAAAAGGAGTCATGCTCACCCACTACAACATTGTCAACAACGCTTACAACATCGCGCAATGTATGAAGCTGACGAAAGAAGACAGGCTTTGCATTCCCGTGCCATTTTTCCATTGTTTCGGATGTGTGCTCGGTACGTTAGCATGCGTCTCGGTCGGCGCGACGATGGTGCCGATTCAGGAATTCCATCCAAAGCAAGTGCTGCAAACGGTTCAAGATGAGAAATGCACCGCGCTGCATGGGGTTCCGACGATGTTTATCGCCGAATTAAACGACCCTGATTTTGAAAAATACGATTTGTCATCGCTTCGAACCGGAATTATGGCCGGTTCCCCTTGCCCGATTGAAGTGATGAAAGCGGTCATGGAGAAAATGGGGGCGAAGGAAATTACGATTGCGTACGGGCAAACGGAATCATCGCCGGTGATTACGCAAACGAGAACGGACGATCCGCTTTACCTTCGCGTCGAAACAGTCGGGCGTGCGCTTCCAAACGTGGAAGTAAAAATTGTTGATCCAAGTACGAATAAAGAAGTGCCGCCAGGCGTGCAAGGAGAGTTATGCACACGCGGTTACCATGTGATGAAAGGCTATTACAAAAATCCGGAAGCAACAAAAGAAGTCATTGATGAAGACGGATGGTTGCATACCGGTGATTTAGCAGTGATGGATGAAAACGGATATTGCCGGATTACGGGACGGCTAAAAGACATGATTATTCGCGGTGGGGAAAATATTTATCCGCGCGAAATCGAAGAGTTTTTATACAAACATCCCAAAATTTTGGATGTTCAAGTCGTCGGCGTGCCAGATGAAAAATACGGCGAAGAAGTCATGGCGTGGATTATTTTAAAAGACGGGGAAACGGCGACGGCGGATGACATTCGCGAGTTTTGCCGCGGAAAAATTTCACGCCATAAAATTCCGCGCTATATCGAATTTACCGACTCGTATCCGATGACAGCCTCTGGAAAAATCCAAAAATTCAAATTGCGGGAAATGGCGAAGCAACGCCTTGGCTTAACGAATTAA
- the ilvA gene encoding threonine ammonia-lyase → MLTLNDILEAREKMKKVVHETPLEHSQTFTNLSGNEVYMKLENLQKTGSFKVRGSFNKIMSLSEAERKRGVIAASAGNHAQGVAYSSGMIGIPCTIVMPKGAPLSKVEATKGYGAEVILHGDVFDESLEYAFELQRQRGMTFVHPFDDLAVMSGQGTIGLEIIEQLPEVDVVLCPVGGGGLLAGLAFTLKQLKPSIEIYGVESSACPGMTAALRHKKPVMVASSDTIADGIAVKKPGNITYRYIEKYVDGVVCVDEAEISRTMLYLLERNKLLVEGSAACPLAALLYQKLPFTGKKVVAILSGGNVDVTLISRIIERGLVESGRFVTFTTVISDKPGQLNKLLRIIAELEANVMSIHHQRIGAKVLPGQAEIHFSLETKNREHIHQIHQVLLKEGYDVEFFQ, encoded by the coding sequence ATGTTAACATTGAATGATATTTTAGAAGCAAGGGAAAAAATGAAAAAGGTTGTTCATGAAACTCCGCTTGAGCATTCCCAAACGTTTACTAATCTTTCTGGGAATGAAGTATACATGAAGCTAGAAAATTTGCAAAAAACAGGATCGTTTAAAGTGCGTGGATCGTTCAATAAAATTATGTCATTGAGCGAAGCGGAACGAAAACGCGGAGTCATTGCTGCTTCAGCTGGAAACCATGCCCAAGGAGTAGCTTATTCGAGCGGCATGATCGGCATCCCATGCACGATCGTCATGCCGAAAGGAGCGCCGTTAAGCAAAGTGGAAGCGACAAAAGGATACGGAGCAGAAGTGATTTTACATGGCGATGTGTTTGACGAGTCGCTTGAGTACGCGTTCGAATTGCAGCGGCAGCGCGGCATGACGTTTGTCCATCCATTTGATGATTTGGCGGTTATGTCAGGACAAGGAACGATTGGCTTAGAAATTATCGAGCAGCTTCCGGAAGTCGATGTGGTGCTATGCCCGGTTGGGGGCGGCGGACTGCTTGCCGGGTTGGCATTTACGTTAAAGCAGTTAAAGCCGTCGATTGAGATATATGGTGTCGAATCGTCTGCTTGTCCAGGAATGACGGCGGCGCTCCGCCATAAAAAACCGGTAATGGTTGCTTCTTCTGATACGATTGCCGATGGCATTGCAGTGAAAAAACCGGGAAACATTACGTATAGATATATTGAAAAATATGTCGACGGTGTTGTTTGCGTTGACGAAGCAGAAATTTCCCGAACGATGCTATATTTATTGGAACGTAACAAACTGTTGGTCGAAGGCTCTGCGGCGTGTCCGCTGGCGGCGTTGTTGTATCAAAAATTACCGTTTACCGGAAAAAAAGTCGTTGCCATTTTAAGCGGAGGCAATGTTGATGTCACTCTTATTTCGCGAATTATTGAACGCGGGCTCGTCGAATCTGGACGGTTTGTTACATTTACGACTGTCATTTCCGATAAACCTGGCCAGCTCAATAAGTTGTTGCGCATTATCGCCGAACTGGAAGCAAACGTCATGTCGATCCACCATCAACGCATCGGTGCAAAAGTATTGCCGGGTCAAGCAGAAATTCATTTTTCGCTCGAAACAAAAAATCGAGAACATATTCATCAAATACATCAAGTACTACTGAAAGAAGGATATGACGTGGAGTTTTTCCAATAA